One Planctomycetota bacterium DNA window includes the following coding sequences:
- a CDS encoding polysaccharide biosynthesis/export family protein produces MKLVSSLRRIALGIISVALSGSAGCVACNAIPASRVPASLLARPRADKEQLNLIKLRQDPPAVYQLGPRDILGIYIEGVLGQSDSPPPVHFPERESNTPPAIGYPIPVREDGTLALPLIKPIKVSGLTLTQAEDEIRRQYIAAGILLPEKDRIIVTLIRKRTYQVLVVREDLSQAVGDAISSAQGQVRRGASRVVDLKAYENDVLHALSETGGLPGLDAKNEVRILRGAFADATGLAELMEDIEDGEDLASGATPDNPNLIRIPLRRRVEDPPVNISEEDIILGNGDIVLISTREREVFYTGGVLYGREILLPRDYDLDVLGAIAMAGASIGSGPTSGSGGTSPVMGGGGGNLSSARGLIPPTQIIVVRKTKGGYQIPIKVSTTTALSNPGERILIQPGDLIILQYTTAELIGNILLNNIQFNYFLNKIQ; encoded by the coding sequence ATGAAACTTGTGTCCTCGTTACGCCGCATTGCCCTGGGAATCATCAGCGTGGCCCTGTCGGGCAGCGCGGGTTGCGTAGCCTGTAACGCCATTCCGGCAAGCCGCGTGCCAGCGTCCTTGCTGGCACGCCCACGGGCCGACAAGGAGCAGTTGAACCTGATCAAATTGCGGCAAGACCCGCCGGCGGTTTATCAATTGGGCCCGCGCGACATTCTGGGCATTTACATCGAAGGCGTGCTGGGCCAAAGCGACAGCCCGCCGCCGGTCCACTTTCCCGAGCGCGAGAGCAATACGCCGCCGGCGATTGGTTACCCGATTCCAGTGCGCGAAGATGGCACGCTGGCGTTGCCGCTGATCAAGCCGATCAAGGTGTCCGGCCTGACACTGACGCAGGCCGAAGATGAAATCCGCCGCCAATACATTGCGGCGGGCATTCTGCTGCCGGAAAAGGACCGCATCATCGTCACGTTGATTCGCAAGCGGACGTACCAGGTGCTGGTGGTGCGCGAGGATTTATCGCAGGCCGTCGGTGACGCCATTAGCAGCGCCCAGGGCCAGGTCCGCCGCGGCGCTTCACGCGTCGTCGACCTGAAGGCCTATGAAAACGACGTCTTGCACGCCTTGAGCGAAACGGGCGGCTTGCCGGGCCTGGACGCCAAGAACGAAGTCCGGATTCTCCGCGGCGCTTTCGCCGATGCCACCGGGCTGGCCGAGTTGATGGAAGACATTGAAGATGGCGAAGATCTCGCCTCCGGCGCCACGCCCGACAATCCAAACCTGATTCGCATTCCGCTGCGCCGCCGGGTGGAAGACCCACCGGTCAACATCTCGGAAGAAGACATCATCCTGGGCAACGGCGATATTGTCCTGATCTCGACGCGCGAACGGGAAGTGTTTTATACGGGCGGCGTGCTGTACGGGCGCGAAATCCTGCTGCCGCGAGACTATGACTTGGACGTACTCGGCGCGATCGCCATGGCCGGCGCCTCGATTGGCAGCGGCCCCACTTCGGGTAGTGGTGGCACCTCGCCCGTCATGGGCGGCGGCGGCGGCAACTTGTCCAGTGCGCGCGGCTTGATTCCACCGACCCAAATCATCGTCGTCCGCAAGACCAAGGGTGGCTATCAGATCCCAATCAAGGTCAGCACGACGACCGCCCTGAGCAACCCTGGTGAGCGAATCTTGATCCAACCTGGTGACCTGATCATCTTGCAATACACAACGGCCGAGTTGATCGGCAACATCCTGCTCAACAACATCCAATTCAACTACTTCTTGAATAAGATTCAGTAG